GGTAGGGATGTGGGCACCATACATACCCATGGGCAACATGCCAGGAAAGGCCTTAGCCCCCATCACGTCCCGAGAGGCCATGCAGAGCACAGGGCTCAGCTCCTCCTTTACACTGACTGTAGAGCTGCAGCTGAGTAAGCCTAACATATCCACCGGCTCCGTCTTGATCTTGAGCAGTTCCTGTGAGTGGCTCTTCTTGACATGGCGTGTCAGGTGGTCCTTGCGGCCAAATCTCTGGGCACAGTACTGACACAGGAAGTCCTTACGACCTGTGTGCACCACTAGGTGCCGTCGAACATCCTTCCGAGTATAGAACCGCCGGTCACAGTGGTCACAGGGGTGCTTCTTCTCCTTAGCACCTCCTGCTACCCGGCGTGAGTGAGCCTTCAGGTGCTCCAATAGGGCCTGGGTACTCTCAAAGGTCTGCAGGCACACCTTGCAGCTGAGATCACCACTGCTGGCAGCATGCATGGCCAGGTGACGACGGTATCCCAGCTTTGTATTATAATTCTTACCACACTCAGAGCAGTGGAGGGCCTCTTTGTTGGGGTCATGGGTCTGCAAGTGGTTCCGCAGATGGTCCTTTCGGTGAAACATCTTGTCACAGTACATACACTGGTGGGGTTTCTGGGCTGAGTGGGTGGCCATGTGCCTGTGGGTAGGGATGTAACATGGAGAAAAAGCTAAAAGAGGGGAAGTTTAAAAGGGCTAACTAGACAACCAAATGTTTATTAACAGGAAACTACATATGAAATCTTCAATAAAGCAATGCAACAGAATACTGTATTAGTGATATTCTATCAATATCTctttaaaatcatatatgtacTGTTATACTTGGCAGTGCTAgccgtttttgtttttgttggttttttgagacagggtttctgtgtaaccctggctgtcctggaactcactctgtatgtattccaggctggccttgaactcagaaatctgcctgcctctgcctctcaagtgctgggattaaaggtgtgtgtcaccactgcccagcagcagcACTGGTCTTAGTAGCAAAAAAATTATGAACCATCTAAATTTACTAATAGGAACTGGTTATATAATTGCTAAGTCTGTAATATGACTCCAGTATTTAAAAGGTGGGCTTTATATGCACCTTCAAAGAATAAGCTTCTTAGAGacataaagaggaaaaaggaagaatatacaaagaatggTATTCTCTACATAAAAATGTTTGCTTCTGTGTGCTTACAAATAAGAACCTGACATCACTGGAAacctgagggggtgggggagaactgAATAGCTTATTAATGGACTTGATGGAAAACTTTCATTATGAGCCTTTTAATACCTTTTGAATTCTGACTCATGTGCATGATTTCCTCTTCAAaagtttacatttaattttttttaaatgatacaatAAAGGGAAAAGTGAAATACGAAATGTATGTAAACTTCCTGATCTGGAACAAGTTCCCAAGATATACAAGGCCAAGTCAAAAAGGAAGTTCAACAGTGCATGTAATACAATCCCTTTTGAAAACCAAAAGGAGAATACACATTTGAATGTCTACAGGATTCACAAAAAATGAATCCACCTTTGGGAAAGGAACAGCAGCGTTGGGTGTGAGGACAATGCATCTTTCACTGCAGGCCCATTTGTATGATTTCAACTGCTTAGTTCTTACTGTTAGTTATTGTTAGTGAATGCTCCTGTTTGGTTGGAAAGCAGCTCGGAGCCCAGGAACTGGCTTCATAGCTCCATATACATTCAGAATCAACTCACCAAGACCTTAAGGCCCACTATTTGCCAAGCTGTGGGTGACCTGTTATAAATCTTGTTCTCTAGTTAAGGGCAGGAAGCATCAGGTAGCCCTACCCATTCAGTCAGTGGCTGACACTGTATTTAAACACTGACCCCTCATAGCACAGAATCAtgttgtgttatgtgtgtattcatgtttatGAGGGTTATTATCAACCTCCTGTGACATGCCAACAGGATGGCATCCTGTGAAAGGTAGTGCTAAAGAAATCCATCGTTTTCTTCATtttgcaggttaaaaaaaaaaaaaagactcaaataaGTTCAGGAACTTAACAAAGATCACAAGTAAATTCTGTCAGAATTCTTGCCTCTTGGACCAGGAATTTTCTGGCAGTTTCCCACTGGTACTCAGACCACCACTAAGAAAGTCcaaaaaggccgggcgtggtggcgcacgcctttaatcccagcacatgggaggcagaggcaggcggatttctaagttccaggccagcctggtctacacagtgagttccaggacagccagggctacacagagaaaccctgtcttgaaaaactaaaaNNNNNNNNNNNNNNNNNNNNNNNNNNNNNNNNNNNCCAAAAAGATGTCCCTGACCAGGGTCCCCTAAGACTTAGAAGCACACAGAATCAATACATTCTTAAGTCCACACAACTGTCCCGAGGCCAATCCTGGCCTCTGTATAAGCCAATGCCTATCTTGGTTCCTTCCTATCAACTATTTTCCAGACGAGGAACTAAGGCTCTTTCTGTGGTcatctcattttatttacatgtttactATCTGTCTCCACTATTGAGAAAGTATACTTTTACCTGTGTgtgaaaccaaacaaaagcaccACCCTTCTTGCTCACGATTCTGTCCCTAGCAATGAGCACTGTGCCTGGTACATAGCAAgagattaataaataataagagaGATGAATGGCTAGATGCACCAGGTTAGTCTACCTCATTTGATCAGGGCAAGTGGGTTCCTGTACAGGAAAGGCAGGGGATCAGGTCCTTTCCCTAGCAAAGCTGCTTTTATCTGCCTTAATAAGGGCTTTCACATTCTCTTTCACTTTAAGTAAGGGTTCTTGGGCTTACAAATTTCAGGAAAGGAGTTGCCCCACAGAACAGCAGGGACTCTacagagacagaagcagtcaTCTGATTGGCAGGCTGAGTCAACAGGAGTAGCACTGCAGGACTAACGAACGCTGTGAccctggctgaggcaggagagcccCACCTTTAAAATGAACAGACTGGACCAGaggatcttcttttctttctaactttTCAATAATAGAAGATTCCGATAATCTGCCTGACAGGAATAAAGAAAGCTATCCTGAAAAATGTTCAGTCTAATTTGTTCGTAGCTGCTTTATACTGTACTCGTCAGGTTCTAGTGTCTAAATAAAAGCATTACCATTATGTGAGAGAACGAGGCAGGAGCTTTTAGAATTCTAGGCAAACTTGAGCCACACAAGGAattcctgtttcaaaacagacaaacactatttttgtttgcttgctctttaaaaacaaaatttttttttaaattacatttgtgtgtacatacatgtgtttaaggccagagggcaacttgcagaagttcattctctccttccatcatgtagatCCAGGGACTGACCTCAGATTGtcaggattggcagcaagcaccccTACCCACTAAGCCAGCTCATTAGGCCCtgggtgtttttggttttgtttttaaacaaagtctCATCTGTAACCAAAGCTAGCTTTAAATTCATGCCTTCTTTTGCCTCAGCTTTGTGTAGGATTATATGCATGAGCCTCCATATCCAGCTAAACACTATTACTATTTAGTGAGTGACTTCAAATGGTTAGAGTTCATAGTGTACTCACAGGACAACTTTACCGTTCACTCTCAGTGGAGTCTCTGGTTGTGAGCTCCGGGAACCTGGAGACTGAAAGAGGAATGGGAGTGTCACCTACCTATACAGCTTGTACTTGGAGGCAAAAGCCTTGCCACAGTGCAGCTGAGGACAGCTATATGGTCTCTGCTCCGGATGGGGAAGGCTGTGAGGCCTTAGCTTCTCCCCATTTGAGAATGGTGTCCCCGAGATTTCACATTGGCACTTCACTTGACTCTCTGCCTCCCGGCCCCGAGGCCTGGGAACTAGTTTCcagcccacttcctcctcctgctttgcATCTTGAATCCAGGGAGGGACGCTGGTGAAAAATGTGGTCATGGCAAGGCTAATGGCAAAAGGCCATGTTATTCAGAAAGCCTCCCCATCAGTTCACATGGGCTCTTTGCTCGGTCACAGCCTCCAACGCAGCCTTCAGAAAACAGTCTCTTCACCTGAAACATCAGAGCACCTGGTGTTAGGACGCCCTGTaccaagagaacaaaggctctgcTTCCAGACAGCTTCCAAGCCTACACCcagccctctcctcccacttaGAAGTGGTGTGACTTTCCAACAAGCACTTGCTTCCCTGACCTGCTTCCTTACTTACAAAACAAACACTACTTCTAAAAGTAATGATGATATCTGGAGGTCAATGCAGCCATGCAATAAAGCTGCCAAGGGTGCTTGGTGCTTCCCAGGGCTCAGCAGGTGTTATTACTAGTAACTCTAGGCTAGAAGAGACAAGCTAATCTGAAGACCTAAAGCTCAAAACATCACACTTTCTCTTCACTTTTATATCCTTTCCACAAAGCTTAGGtagctttcttcctcctccttaccATAGCCCCTTTATCTGCTTTGTACTATTCTCTTCACCAGAGGTGCTAAAGGAACAATAACGTATCCAAAAAGCACCAGAGAGTAGAGCCCTTCAATAGGAAATTCAGACCTAAGAGCCAGGCCCTGTCCCACATGTTTCTTAGCAGAACATGTATTGGGAGGCTCTTCCTGGGGAAGCAACAGTGGTCTCCCAGAATTTTCCCTAAACTAGTGCTGGCCCCACTCTGACCGCCTACCACTTTTCTGGATCCTTTGTTCTCCAGGCCCAGCTTTACCAAAGGcacagttgtttttttcttttttgttttgttttaaaccacAAAAACTCAAAGTGCTGAGTGGTCATCCTACAGACTCTTGAGGGCACACAGGCACTTTTTCTACTAGAGATTGATTCTTGGATCTGAACTTCAGTTTTTTCCATCTGATGATCATTCTCTAAGGGATTGTACTCCATTTATTTCACTTCCATAACCTAACATCTAGAGTAGGAATCTCAATTTTCTTTTAGATGAGTAAACTACTCATTAAACTTGAGTTGATTCTCAAGGGGTTAACTCATATACTCAGAAGTTCTAGTTTAAACTGGGATCTTCACCATCCAGAGAAAGGAGCCAAAACTTGAAATCTGACCCTTGCTCGTGTTGGCAAAAGCGGTATGGTAAGGAGAGGAAGACAGCAATAGTGACACTACTCCTTCCCAACAATAACTCAGAAACAACAACTCATACACTCAGATATGAGGCTTTTCCATGTGAAGAGAGCAATGATGGTATATCTGGGAATTGGTTATAAGAATCTGGGGGAGAGCTTCAACTGTACAAGCTAGCTGTAGGCCATGGAATGCTTGCTCAGCTAATTAGCACCTGCTGCTCACAGAGACCATTCATCCAACAGACTGGCCATGAACGAGATGATAGTATCAGCGGGTTCATGCCCCAGAGAGCTTTGCTCATCATAACATGAGCTACATCCTGTTCAGGAACCATTCCTTTTGTTGAAGAAACATTGCAATGTAATATGGCAAACATTTCCCCATCACAAGTGGGGATTTGCCTAGAAAGATTCGCACAAGGGCAAGAAATCACTGAAAACTAGACTCACTTGAGCCTTTTAGCTATGCTGGTATGTGTATGACTGCTCCCTATACACCTCAAAGGCCTCTGATGGCTGGCTTCCATTGTTCAAATTCCCCCATCCTATGCAAGGGTGGAATTacctgtttataataacagcgaTTACTATATACCTAGGAACTGGGTAGACTGGGCTCTGAGTATGCCCATCTAGTTTAGAGAGAATTTCTCCTACCTTCAAAAAGCCAAATTCTGCTCCAATTTCATATCCGAATAACGTATCTCAGCCTCTGGAAGTTGGGAATGGCAGCTAGAGGAAATCAAGTCACATAACCCTGGCTGATGTGAGAGGGGAGCCTAACTCTGGAAATTCCGCACAAACTCAGAAAGAGAATGGTACATCCCCACCTCCTACACGTCCACCTCATCAGTTCTGTTGAACATGCACAAACAAGACACAGCAGTTTAGCATGCTGCTACTGAAAGAGTGAGTAATGGGCTTCTAGGAAACAGGCTGCTAGTGGCTAAGAAGAGCTCACGAGGATACAGATAGAAccagaggaggaaggcaggcacCATGTGCTCTTGATCAGCATTAATGAGGCTAcggctttaaaagaaaagagccacCACCTTCATCCTACTCCTGTTGGCCTCTGAAAAAGCACAGTGAGACCTTTACCTCCAATCAGTGGCCAGCAGGCTGCTGAGCAGTCACAGTTGCTGCTGTTACCTAGGAACCTTTCCGGGATCTCTTCTCACTCTGTGTCCTTTGTCTGTGTACTGCTTTGATCCAGAAAACCTCCTGGATTTGACTCATACAATCAGAACTATTCCTTCAGACTTCTTGTCAAAACTGTGAAAGAATTTTGCTTCTCTTTCAAAGCTGTTCTTCTGGTCTCACACTCTAACCGTAGCTATGGAGAAGCTGACAGAACCTGTTTCcataaaacaaacacaatccCTCCCAGTTACTGGTATAACTCAGTGTATTTTCAGCCCTAGAATCTTCTGGCATCTGATCTGAAGGGGGAGGCAGCACGGAAAGAACCTTGGACTTGCTATCAGAAGAGCCACCACTCACTGGCTGTGAAACCACAGGCAGGTTACTTCATTTCTCTGAACCTCACTCTTCTCAATTTCTAAACAAGATTCATTCTCttaatttgtaaatgttttctagaggacaaagagaaaaggtACCATTGAGAGTGACATAAAATGTGAACACGCAGAACCCGTGAGGGCCAcatctctgctgccctcttcACAGTGCTAAGTAtaacttctttctccctcttagtGTTACTTCTCATGCCTCAAAGtcagtttccttcccttcccaacaTTTCAAACTCagccttcctcttttccctcacTGCTAACCCTCAGTACAAACATAAGCCCTTTACCTCCTGGGCCAGAGTTTTCTTTTGCCAGGATGGACACTTTACTACACCGTCTTCTATTATAGCTCCATACTCAAAGTAAAAGTGCTTGCTCAATACATCGTATGGCCTTTGGAAGCTCCTGTCTGTCGTCTGTAGTGCTGTGATGTAGGTTGCCCTCTGATGAAACTATAGTTTTTATGGTGTTACATCATCTCTATAGAAACTGCGTTCTTTCTCCATTATTagcctgtttcctcatctgtaaagctAAAAATACTTACCTCACAGTCTGGTTGTAAGGATTATTTTAGTCAGGTATGCAAAAAGCTCAGCAATAGGTTTGGCCTACTCTAAGTACCCAGCAAAAGAAAGCTATTATCTTGGTCTTTATACTGAGTTGCATGTTCACACCTTCTGCTGCCACAGTCCAGTTTTCCCAACTCTCCAATCCAATACTGTTAAGCTAGCTGGCTCACTTTGCAGCAAAGAAAGGGTTAATCTCCGAGTGTTCTTAACTAAAGAGACCCACAGAGGATTAACAGCTCCACTTCAGTGACTACCCTAAAATAGCTTTTATCCCTCCTGCCCAAGAGCTACTTGGGGATCTGAAGAACTCAATTCAACACCTGCCTAGGAGGAAACACACCCAGAAAGGTTCTTGGAGGTGGAATCTACCCTCAAAAGAACTTAAAATAGCAACTAGGAAATTATAAATAGcattaaagggaaaaagaaaacaaaacaggccttgacctGGGCATCAGAAACCAATCCAAAAGCTGGAAAACAgcaagaaggaaagggggaatggGAAGAGCTGACCACTTCCCAAGGCCagcgcacgcacacacaacacTCCGGAATGGTGGGAGAATTAAATTACAGGGAGGCCTGAGAGTCTCAATGACTTGCATCATTCCAAGAAACATCAAACAGGATTAACAGGGGTAGGATTTACTCTCGGGCTGGTAGTTCTTCTGTCAGTGTAGATGGGCCTCTTTGGAGTCCCTTTGATTCCCTATTTCCTCAGATTCCTGCTGCCTCCCACCCCTGGGGAGGCCTTGAGCAAATGGCTGCAACTCACTCCAGCCTCATTTTCACCTACCACCCCTCCCCAACTTAGCAGCCTTTCCCCCAAGAGGAGAGGGTTAGAAACCCAAGGCCAGACTTATCACAGCCCCAGGCTGACAGGTGGAAAAACACACAAGCCAGGAGTCCTATGCTTGCAGGTGAAAGCCCCAACTCCCAACAGCAGCCAGGAACACGGCCCGCCACCGCCAccgctcccccccacccccgcctccgcGACCCCGATCTGTCCCAAGCTGGACTGAAGCATGGGGCTGAAGTTGTAGGAAAACAGTCTGGCCCTTAGGCCAGCGGATAGACTACCCTATTTTGTAGTGTGAAATGTTGAATTCTCCCCACGATTAAAAGGTGGAAGtggagagtggagaggagagacaggaattCA
The DNA window shown above is from Mus pahari chromosome 3, PAHARI_EIJ_v1.1, whole genome shotgun sequence and carries:
- the Plagl2 gene encoding zinc finger protein PLAGL2 — translated: MTTFFTSVPPWIQDAKQEEEVGWKLVPRPRGREAESQVKCQCEISGTPFSNGEKLRPHSLPHPEQRPYSCPQLHCGKAFASKYKLYRHMATHSAQKPHQCMYCDKMFHRKDHLRNHLQTHDPNKEALHCSECGKNYNTKLGYRRHLAMHAASSGDLSCKVCLQTFESTQALLEHLKAHSRRVAGGAKEKKHPCDHCDRRFYTRKDVRRHLVVHTGRKDFLCQYCAQRFGRKDHLTRHVKKSHSQELLKIKTEPVDMLGLLSCSSTVSVKEELSPVLCMASRDVMGAKAFPGMLPMGMYGAHIPTMPSAGMPHSLVHNTLPMGMSYPLESSPISSSAQLPPKYQLGSTSYLPDKLPKVEVDSFLAELPGSLSLSSAEPQPASPQPAAAAALLDEALLAKSPANLSEALCAANVDFSHLLGFLPLNLPPCNPPGATGGLVMGYSQAEAQPLLTTLQAQPQDSAGAGGPLNFGPLHSLPPVFTSGLSTTTLPRFHQAFQ